Part of the Elusimicrobiota bacterium genome is shown below.
TGAAGCCGAAGCGCTGCTGCGCCAGGCGCACGAAGCCGGCGATGGTCTTGAGCCCCGCCTCTCCCACGAAGCCCTCGGGGGCCATCCGGCCGAGCGGCAGGCAGGGCTGGATGAACCACTCCTGCACGCCGAGGCTGCGGTTGATCTCCGCGATGCGCTCGAGCTCGCCGAGGTTGGACCGGTCCACCGCCGTCAGCACGCTCATGCGCCGCCGCGTGCGCGCGCCCAGGACCTCGACGGCCTTGTCGAACGACCCGGCCCCGCGGCGTGCGTCATGAGCCTGGCGCCCGCCGTCGAGGCTCACCGTGATGGAGAGTTCGCCCCCGCGCAGCGCGGCCGCCGCGTCGACGAGCCTGCGGCCCAGGAAGCCGTTGGTGATGACGGTCGTGCGGGGGAAGCGCGCCAGCGCGCAGGCCAGGAGCTCCTCCCAGTCCGGCCGGAGCGTGAACTCGCCGCCGCTGATGCACAGGTCCCGGACGCCGAGCTCGGCGAGTTCTCCCAGGAGCTTGAGCGACTCGCGGGTGTCGAGCTCGCCCGCGGCCTTGCGCCCGGCCCCCGCGAGGCAGTGCGCGCAGCGCAGGTTGCAGCGCAGGGTCGCTATCCACTCCGCTTTGGACGGAGGCGACACGCGCCGCGCGGACGCGCGGGCCTTGCGGACGCCAGCCTTCCGGAGAGGTCGGTTCAGAAGAGCTGGGCGTGACGGATCGTGTTGGCCATGGAGTTGACGAAGGCCACGCAGCCGTTGAAGCCGAGGAACGGATAGGGCGCCAGGGCGTGAGTGAAGTACGAGGGGTAGCCGAACTCGCAGACCGGCATGCGCGGCAGCCTGGTGCCGATGTTGCAGGCGACGAGCAGGTCCAACCCCGCCTCGTGCTGCTCCTGGGCCAGCCGCTTGAGCACCGCCTTCTGCTTCGGGTCGAACTCGGGGACGGGATCCTCGACGGCTTCGCTCCGAGGCCACTGCGACGCCAATCCGGTCAGGAAGGCGAAGCTGAGCCGCGCGCCGAGCATCCGCGCGATATCCTTGAGCCCGGCCAGGTGATTGGGGTCGCCCACGAACCCGATGGCCGCGTCCTGGAACACGAAGGGGATCACCCACTCGAGCAAAGGGGCGGTCCGGGACAGCTCGGCTTCGATGAGGCGCTCGGCCTTGGCCTGCCGGCCCGAAGCCTTCCCCACGTCACGGAGGAACTGCTCGGTCGCCGAGAAGCCGAAGGGCAGGCAGGTCTCGACCAGCGGCACCTTGAGCCTTTCGGCCAGGACGCGGGCCGCCTTGCGCCCATAGGGCAAAGACACGATCAAGCCGGCGTTCTTGACCCGGGACAGGTCCGCGAGCTTCTGCCCGCTCAGCCAGACCGTCTCGAGCTTCAAGCCCAGGGCGCCCAGGTACCGGCGCAGCTCGGCCAGGTTCCCGGAATGATCGCCCTCATGACGGTCGAAGAGGTAGCCGACCACGGCCACCTTGTCCTTGGCCGGGGCCGGCGCTTTCAGGTCCAGTCCCTGGGCCAGGGCCAGCAGCGTCTCTTCGTAGCCGCCCAGCCAGCTGCTCCTCAGGGATTTGGCCGGGATGAAGAAGAGCTTCTTGGCGGTGCTCTCCCGAGCCTCGCGCAGGATGCGCGGGTAATCCTCGCCGGCGCAGGCGGCCATGGGACGGGCGGTGACGAAGATCCCCCCGGAACCCTTCCACTTGGCCAGGGTCTCGATCTGGGAGAGCATCACCTTGCGGCGGGAGAAGACCACGGTGTCGGGATGGGCGCCGGTGGTGACGCAGCGCTGCTGCCCGGCCACGGTGCTCAGCGTGGAGAACCAATCGTGGTTGCCCTGGATGGCCGGAGTCTTCAGCGGGAAGCAGGGCGGACTGTCCATCAGGATGACGGCATCGGGGATGGCGTTGATCGCCAGGTACGCCCCGAGCAGATAGGGCGGGGTGATGACGCTGCTGTAATCCTCTTCCTTGATCGGGGTCCGAGCTGCGGCGTCCGGGAGTGTTTTCATGGTCATTGTCCTCAGAAGGCCTTGGCCATCCAGCGGGGTTCGCCATTTTTGTCCCTTTGCAGGAACCGGCCGTATCGGCGATAGTACCCGGTCTCGCACGCCTGGATGAGGCGCTCGACGGTCCGGATCGCGCCGTCGAATCCGGCCTCGAAGTGCTGCAGGGAGAAGATGGCCTTCCCGGCGCTCGTGACCCGCCAGTCGAAGAAGTAGTTCGAGAAGACGGCCCGGCACTTGCTCGCGCAGAGGCATCTCATCATCGACTCGAACGAATTGAAGCGTGAATAGGAGACCCGGGCGCTCTTCTTGAGACGGGTCTCCAGCACGGCCCGGGCCTTGGCCGCGGACTGCTCGTTGGCTGAGTGTATGAAGATCTCCAGGCCGAAGCCCATCTCCTGCAGAGCCGAGAGGACCGGCACGCCGTAGGTGTAGGCGGAGTCCACGAACTGCTCCGCCTCCGAGTCGCGCACCACGATGCCCAAAGTATAGGACCCGGCCCGCTTCGCCAGCTCTCTCCAGCGCTCCTGCCGGCCGGCCATGACCGCGGCCAAAGACGCTTTCAGCCTCGCGGTCTTGCCGGTCTTCTCGGCCAGGAGCGCCAGCCAGCGTTTCGTCCCTTCCCAGCCGTAAGGCGCGTCGGGGGCGATGGCGAGCGGGACGCGGGAATCCTGGACGAGCTGCTCGTAGTAGCTCTGGAAATCGGTGTTCGGGAGCATGACGCTGAGGCCCCCCTGCTCGAAGCGGGTGATGGCCCCCACGTCGATGGTGGGCAGCAGCAGCCCGTTGACCTCGATGCCCAGAGCCTTCAAGCTCGCGAGGAGGTCGGCGGTCATCATCCCGGTGTAGCCGACCAGGTTCACGGGGCGCGAGCCGGCGGCGCCGGAGCGCTTGGTCTTCAAGCGCAGGTCGACCAGGAGCTCGCGGAAGAAATCCTTCAGGTTCTGGTTGTCCCCGCCCCGGAAGTAGAGGACGGGCATGTTGTGCTTCTTCTTGTAGTGTTCATACACGCGCTGGAGGTTGGAGCCGGTCACCACGCTGACGCAGGCATGGAAGAAGATGACCACTCCCGGCTTCTGGCGGAACGCGTAGTCGCAGACCGCCCGCTCCTTGGCGTCCGAGCCGGCGATGACGTCCTGCTCGCGCAGGTCGGAGAAGTAGAACTTGAGGTTGTCCGGGGTCGGCTCGGTGTACCGGGCGGGGGCGTCGGCCGGGCGGCGCCGGTCGCGCAGATGGTTGTCCCAGGGCGCGTTGATGACCATGACCATGGAGAGGCCCAGGTGGGGCAGCCCGAAGCATTCGCGGTCGCCGAGCTGGATGAGGGTGACCGGGTTGAACCCCCAGAGAGAGATGATCTTCTGGCACAGGATGTCCTCTCGGGCTAGGAAGTTGCTGAAATCGGGGCCGGCAACGGGCTGGAGCTTGGCCTGCGCCGGCTTCTTGGCGGGGCGCAGCACGGGTTTCGGAGCCTTGGGAGAAGGGTCGCTCCAGGTGTCCGGGTCGTTGTCCATGACCTGCTCGAGGACCTGGAAGGTGAGCTTGCCGAAACGCGAGGGAACGCTCTGCTGGAGGATCTTCTCGAATTGCGAAGGGATGGGCGATTCCCCGGCCTTGAAGCTCAGGGCCAGATGCAGCGAGCTGAGGTAGGCTTGCCGCATCTGCTGCCTCGACGCGATCGCCAGGCGGAGGTCCTGCCCGTCGCGGGGCTTCACCGCGACCTCGAATTCCTTCCCGCCCAGATCCACCGCCCGGACCTGGTAGTCGTCCGCGCGGTCGAGCCCGAGCAGGCCGGCGAAGTAGGTGCGGCTGCGTTCCCCGCCGTGCCGCCGCAGCGTCGTGTTGGTATCGGTCATGGTTTCACCTCTGTGCAGACGCTATTCTAGGTCCGTTATTCTAGGTAATAGATATTCTCCGAGGCAAGCAGCGTAGTCCTAACCCTGGAGATAGCACACCCCGAACCCGCCCTTGGGCCAAGCCCAGCGCACGGCGCCCGGCGCGCACACGACGCGGCAGGCCCCGCACTCCATGCAGCTCTCGGTCGAGACGCTGACCTGCCCGGACTTCTCGTCGCGCTTGAAGTTCCCCGCCGGGCAGCAGGCCAGGCAGGCATAACCGACGGGGCAGCGCGCGCACACGGCCTCGTCGAGGCTGATGTGCGGCTCCGGGGCCTTGACGAAGGTCACCCGGGAGAGCTTCTCGTCTATGGGCTCGGCCTTCATCCTTTCCCCTTGAGCCGCAGCGCCTTCAGCCAGTCCCAGCCGCCGCGCAGCGAAGGCTGGAGCACCCCCCGCATGAGCGGCACCAGAGGGAAGCCGCAGGCCTCCAGGACGTCGAGGAGGTCGCGCCGCAGCTCCGCGGGCTTGGCGGCGCGGTTCCAGGCGCGCAGGATGTCCCGCTCCACCTCCTCCTTGGGCTTCTCCGAGATGGTGAAATGCTCGACCAAGGACTCGACCACGCGCCGCGGGTAGCGCTTGATGAGCTCCGGACAGCGCTCCAGGAGGTCGGCCAGGCGCGCGTATTTCCTGACGTCCTTGAGCACGAAGCCCGCGGCCAGGCGGGCCGGGTAGCCGGCCAGGCCCGCGCGGCTCGCGTCCCCGGAGCGCACCGCCTCGACGGCCGTCTCGCCCGCGGCCAGGCCGGAGGCCGTGGCCAGGTTGGTGAGCTCCTTGTAATGCGACATGTTGGCCAGGCGCGCGGCGTCCCCGGCCAGGAGCAGGCCGTCATGGACCAGCTCGGGCATGTCCCGGCCGCTGCTGGTGGGCAGCAGGTGCGCGCAATACTCCACCGGAACCGCCCCGCGGATGAGGCGGCGCACCGAGGGGTGCGCCTTGAACCGGTCGAGCAGCTCGTGCGGCCGCAGGGAAGACCGCGACAGGTGCGAGAGGCTCATGGCCAGGCCCACGGAGAGGCTGTCCTTGTTGGTGTAGATGAAGCCGGAGCCGAAGCCGTCCTGGACCGGGTCGCCGAAGAACTCGAAAGCCTTCCCCTCCCCCCCTTCGAGGGCGAAGCGGTCCTCCAATAGGCCCCGGTCGAGGCTCAGGATCTCCTTGACCCCCAGCATGGCCTGGTCCGGGGTGGTGCGGGGGCGCAGGCCTTCTTCTTCGGCGAGCAAGGCGTTGGCCCCCTCGGCCAGGATGACCACCCGGCCGAAGAGCTCTCCCCCCTCGCGTCCGCAGCGCACCCCGGTCACGGCGCGGCCTTCGTGGAGCAGGGCCTCCACCGTCGTGGCCAGCACGACCTCGGCCCCGGCCTGCCTCGCCTGGTCGAGCAGCCACGGGTCGAAGGCCGTGCGCCGGACCGTGTAGCTGTGGTTGTAGTCCGGCGGCGCGTTGAACTCCTCGGCGCGGAGCTCCAAGGAGGCCTGCGCCGTCGCGGTCAAGAACCCCAAGGTCTTGGACACGACATGGCGCTCGACCGGCGCTTGGGCGGAAAAGCCGGGCAGCAGGCGCTCCAGCACCGGGGAATAGAGGATGCCTCCGATGACGTTCTTGGACCCCGCCCGGCGGCCCCGGTCGATGACCGCCACCTTGAGGCCCTGGCGGGCCGCGGTCAGGGCCGCGCTGCAGCCGGCCAGGCCGGCGCCCACCACCACCACGTCGAAGGCAAGGCTCATCGGGAGGCCCTGCGGCGCACGGCCTCGGTCAGGCGGGGCACGAGCTCGAAGAGGTCGCCCACGATGCCCGCGTCCGCGCAGCGGAAGATCGGGGCCTGCGGGTCCGTGTTGATGGCCGCGATGAAGCGGGAGTCCCGTATCCCCGCGCGATGCTGCATGGCGCCGGAGATGCCGCAGGCGAGGTAGAGCTTGGGGCAGACCACCGTGCCGGTCTGGCCCACCTGGCGCTCGGGAGGCATCCAGCCCGCGTCCACCGCGGCCCGGGACGCGCCGACCGTGCCGCCCAAAGCCTCGGCCAGCTCGCGCAGCATGGCGAAGGGCCGGCTGCCGCCCAGCCCGCGGCCTCCGGACACCACGACCGAGGCTTCGGCCAGGGGCGGCTCTCCTTTCCGGGCCTCGATGACCTGCGCCAGTCGGCAGCACAGGGCGCCGAGGGGCTGGAGCTTGCGCACCTCGCACTCGGCGGGGCGGCCGCCGGCGCGGACAGCGATGGGGAAGAGGTGCGGCCGCAAGGTCAGCACCCAGGGCCGGCGCGGCCCGAGCTCCACTTCCTCGCACAGCCGTCCGCCGTAGACCGAGCGCGTGACGCGCAGCATCCCGGATTCAGCCAGCTGCCAGCCCGTTATGGAGCTGGCCATGTCCGCGCCCAGCCGGGCGGCCAGGCGCGCGGCGCGCTCCTGGCCCCAGGGCGTGGCGGCCGCCAGGACGGCCAGGGGCTTTTCCTCGCGCGCCGCGGGCTCGAGCGCGTCGGCGAACGCGAAGGCCCCGGAGCGGGCCAGCCCGGCGCTTGAGCAGACCAAAAGCCGGCTGGCGCCGCAGCGCCCGAGCAAAGCGGCGGCGGAGACGGCTTCTTCCTCCAGAGCCACGGCCCAGGCCTGTGCGCCCAGGCGGCCGGCCAAGGCCGCGGCCTGCCCGACCGCCTCCAGAGAGGCCGGGCTCGGCCGGCCTGCGCTCAACTCCAGGACCGCCCAGACCGAGCTCATGCCTCGTCCCAGGACACGGCCTTGAAGATCTCTCCGAGCAAGGACTCGGCGGCGCCGGGCCCGGCCGGTATCATCTTCCGCGCGCGCTCCTCGCTCGGCGGCCAAAGGCGCAGCCGCCGCGGCCTTGCCGCGCCGGCCGGCGCGGCCGCCGCGGCCCGGGCCACGGGCTTGGACTTGACGGCGAAGATGTCGGCCATGGAGGGATAGCGCGGCAGCTCCGGCCCGCGCACGAAAGAGACCAGGCAGGGCAAAGAGCAGGTCACTACATGCGTGCCGCCGCTGCGCCGGCAGCGCAGGCGCAGGCCGCGGCGTCCGGGCTCCCACTGCGCGGTTTCCACGCCGCAGACCTGCGGCCAGCCCAGAGCCTCGGCCACGAAGGCGCCGACCTGCGCCGCCTCGTCATCGACCGCGCGCTCGCCGCAGCAGACCAGGTCCGCGGACAGCGACCGGACCAGCGCGGCCAGAGCGGGGGCGGCCGGCAAGCCGCAGATGACGGCCCGGTCCGCGCCCATGGCCAGGCCGTGGAACACGGTCTCGTCTGCGGGCTCGTCGCTGGCGGTCAGGAGGATCACCTCCCCCTTTCCGGCCGCCTCGCGCAGGCGCAGGGCGGCCTCCAGAGCGAACTCGTCGTAGGGGTTGGCCACCGGCAGGTAGCCCGAGCCGCGGGGCTCCAGGCCTCCCGGGGAGACCTGGAGCCGCACCGAGGTGTCGGGGACCTGCTTTAGGAGGACACAGGCGCGCATTCCCGGCCCTTGGCCTTGCGGGGCGCCCCGGCGACGTCATGGCCGGCGTCGCTGTCGAACCCGTGCATGGCCTTGACGAACTCCTGGCGCAGGTTCTGCGCCAGGGCCATGGGCTGGTAGCTCGCGTGAGCCATGATCCCGTGCAGGCGCCGGCGCTGCATGCCCATGTTTCCGGCGTCGTAGATGGGGAAGCACAGGGCGTCGCGCATGTGCTTCTCCAGCGGGTAATCCTTGATGTAGCTGTTGATCCCCATCAGGCGCATGGCGTCGCTGATGACCTCGATGGAGAGCTCCCCGCAGTAGATCTTGGAGAGGGCGCCGGCCTCCATGCCGTCGCAGTCGTACTGGTCCAGATAGTGGGCCGCGCGCCAGGAGAGGTAGCGGGCCGCCTCGATGCGCATCTTCATGTTGGCGAGGAGATAGCCCACGTTCTGGTGCTGGAGGATGGGGTGCCGGCCGCCCGCCGTGTAGCTGCGGGCCCAGTCCAGGGCCGTGTCGAAGGCCGCGCGCATGACGCCCACGGCCGCGATGCCGGCCACCGGGCCGGACCAGGTGAAGGCCTTGGTGATGGCCAGGTCCCCGTTGCCCTTGGTCCCCTCGATGAGGTTCTCGGCCGGCACGCGGCAGTTCTCGAAGATGATGCGGGGCTGCACGGTGAGGCGGTGCCCCAGCTTGTCCAGGATGCTCTCCACGCGGAAGCCCTTGCTCCCCCGGGGGACGATGAAGCAGGACAGCCCCTCCTTGCCGCCCTTGGAGCGGTCGGTCCTGGCCACCACGATGTTGATGTCCGCGCCCTTCTGGTCCCAGCCCGTGGCGTTCGAGTTCCACATCTTGCGGCCGTTGAGCACGTACTCGTCCCGGGCCTTGTCGTAGTCCGCGGTGACCTGGATGCCGCAGGGGTGCGCGCCCGGATGGTCGAAGCCGGCCGTGCCTTCCGGCTCGCTGACCACCCAGCCCACGATGAAATCCTTCTGCGGGTCCGAGGTCGCCATGGTCAGCCACTTCTTCTTCTGCTTCTCGCTGCCCCACCAGATGAGCGGCATGAGGCCCAGGCCGTTGACCAGCAAGGTGCAGCCGAAGCCCGGGTCCACGGCGCAGATCTCCTCGCTGGCGATCTGGCTGTCCAGGTTGCTGGCTCCGGCGCCGCCGTATTCCTTGGGGACGAAGGAGAAGGCCAGCCCCAGCTCGTAAGCCTTCTCATAGGCCTTCTTGGTCATGAGGAATCCCTTCCAGGGGTCGGTGCAGGCATCGGCCTCTTGGACGATGGGCTTGAGCACCTTCTGGGCGAAATTGCGCACCGTCT
Proteins encoded:
- a CDS encoding radical SAM protein, with product MSPPSKAEWIATLRCNLRCAHCLAGAGRKAAGELDTRESLKLLGELAELGVRDLCISGGEFTLRPDWEELLACALARFPRTTVITNGFLGRRLVDAAAALRGGELSITVSLDGGRQAHDARRGAGSFDKAVEVLGARTRRRMSVLTAVDRSNLGELERIAEINRSLGVQEWFIQPCLPLGRMAPEGFVGEAGLKTIAGFVRLAQQRFGFKVELGPNCWFGYFHPIRQGRPWRGCPAGVDQLVVMPAGELLACTLVPAWTFGNVRSRALRDARYSPELDAVRRSRPSGCASCSRCPRGCEVMQRLFGRHFCAIA
- a CDS encoding electron transfer flavoprotein subunit beta, producing MRACVLLKQVPDTSVRLQVSPGGLEPRGSGYLPVANPYDEFALEAALRLREAAGKGEVILLTASDEPADETVFHGLAMGADRAVICGLPAAPALAALVRSLSADLVCCGERAVDDEAAQVGAFVAEALGWPQVCGVETAQWEPGRRGLRLRCRRSGGTHVVTCSLPCLVSFVRGPELPRYPSMADIFAVKSKPVARAAAAAPAGAARPRRLRLWPPSEERARKMIPAGPGAAESLLGEIFKAVSWDEA
- a CDS encoding acyl-CoA/acyl-ACP dehydrogenase, whose product is MAIDFTLTKEQKELQKTVRNFAQKVLKPIVQEADACTDPWKGFLMTKKAYEKAYELGLAFSFVPKEYGGAGASNLDSQIASEEICAVDPGFGCTLLVNGLGLMPLIWWGSEKQKKKWLTMATSDPQKDFIVGWVVSEPEGTAGFDHPGAHPCGIQVTADYDKARDEYVLNGRKMWNSNATGWDQKGADINIVVARTDRSKGGKEGLSCFIVPRGSKGFRVESILDKLGHRLTVQPRIIFENCRVPAENLIEGTKGNGDLAITKAFTWSGPVAGIAAVGVMRAAFDTALDWARSYTAGGRHPILQHQNVGYLLANMKMRIEAARYLSWRAAHYLDQYDCDGMEAGALSKIYCGELSIEVISDAMRLMGINSYIKDYPLEKHMRDALCFPIYDAGNMGMQRRRLHGIMAHASYQPMALAQNLRQEFVKAMHGFDSDAGHDVAGAPRKAKGRECAPVSS
- a CDS encoding ferredoxin family protein codes for the protein MKAEPIDEKLSRVTFVKAPEPHISLDEAVCARCPVGYACLACCPAGNFKRDEKSGQVSVSTESCMECGACRVVCAPGAVRWAWPKGGFGVCYLQG
- a CDS encoding electron transfer flavoprotein subunit alpha/FixB family protein — protein: MSSVWAVLELSAGRPSPASLEAVGQAAALAGRLGAQAWAVALEEEAVSAAALLGRCGASRLLVCSSAGLARSGAFAFADALEPAAREEKPLAVLAAATPWGQERAARLAARLGADMASSITGWQLAESGMLRVTRSVYGGRLCEEVELGPRRPWVLTLRPHLFPIAVRAGGRPAECEVRKLQPLGALCCRLAQVIEARKGEPPLAEASVVVSGGRGLGGSRPFAMLRELAEALGGTVGASRAAVDAGWMPPERQVGQTGTVVCPKLYLACGISGAMQHRAGIRDSRFIAAINTDPQAPIFRCADAGIVGDLFELVPRLTEAVRRRASR